A DNA window from Halopelagius inordinatus contains the following coding sequences:
- a CDS encoding ABC transporter substrate-binding protein — protein MSESLFPAETTRTPRVVSTSPSGTEICYALGVEPVAVSHSCDYPPAVADRPVIDRSRVEGDGSAERHESVGAAEQSGGVYEIDEALLAELEPDLVLSQSVCGVCAVDETLVREVLDDDSVEVLGLSASTFDDVLASVRQVGEATGREQRAEELVDDCLRRVADVRRAAPDAGPRVAVVEWMDPLRVAGNWIPDLVTAAGGEYGLVASGDRSADVEWDDVREYAPEVVVVAPCSYGVAETRERLDELADRPGWESLPAVRTDRVHVVDGAVLNRWTPRLVEALDDFAAMFHPDGA, from the coding sequence ATGAGCGAGTCGCTGTTTCCGGCCGAGACGACGCGGACCCCCCGGGTCGTCTCGACGTCGCCATCGGGGACCGAAATCTGCTACGCTCTGGGCGTCGAACCGGTCGCCGTCTCGCACTCCTGTGACTACCCGCCCGCGGTGGCGGACCGCCCGGTCATCGACCGGTCGCGGGTCGAAGGAGACGGGAGCGCCGAACGGCACGAGTCGGTCGGCGCAGCGGAACAGAGCGGCGGCGTCTACGAAATCGACGAGGCGTTACTGGCCGAGCTCGAACCGGACCTCGTCTTGAGTCAGTCGGTCTGCGGCGTCTGCGCCGTCGACGAGACACTCGTCCGAGAGGTCCTTGACGACGACTCGGTCGAAGTGCTCGGCCTCTCGGCGAGCACGTTCGACGACGTTTTGGCGTCCGTCCGGCAGGTCGGCGAAGCGACCGGGAGAGAGCAACGGGCCGAGGAGTTGGTAGACGACTGTCTGCGCCGGGTCGCGGACGTGCGGCGCGCCGCGCCCGACGCCGGGCCGCGCGTCGCCGTCGTCGAGTGGATGGACCCGCTTCGGGTCGCCGGAAACTGGATACCAGACCTCGTGACGGCGGCCGGGGGCGAGTACGGACTCGTCGCCTCCGGGGACCGAAGCGCCGATGTCGAGTGGGACGACGTGCGGGAGTACGCCCCCGAGGTGGTGGTCGTCGCTCCCTGCAGTTACGGCGTCGCGGAGACGCGGGAACGTCTCGACGAACTCGCGGACCGTCCGGGGTGGGAGTCGCTTCCGGCGGTCCGAACCGACCGCGTCCACGTCGTCGACGGCGCGGTGTTGAACCGGTGGACCCCACGGTTGGTCGAGGCACTCGACGACTTCGCCGCGATGTTCCACCCCGACGGAGCGTGA
- a CDS encoding DUF2249 domain-containing protein, which translates to MTTTEPTLDDIPTDDLPIPPSRPVETLDARELPPPEPLRTTLEMLAELDDETAVVQLNDRAPQHLYPRLDDRGYEYETTECEEGVLTAIWKPRE; encoded by the coding sequence ATGACCACGACCGAACCGACCCTCGACGACATCCCGACCGACGACCTACCGATTCCGCCGTCGCGTCCCGTAGAGACGCTCGACGCGCGCGAACTGCCGCCGCCGGAACCGCTCCGGACGACGCTCGAGATGCTCGCGGAACTCGACGACGAGACGGCGGTGGTCCAACTGAACGACAGGGCACCGCAGCATCTCTACCCCCGACTCGACGACCGAGGGTACGAGTACGAGACGACGGAGTGCGAGGAGGGCGTCCTCACGGCCATCTGGAAGCCGCGGGAGTGA
- a CDS encoding FxsA family protein gives MSSPRDRYDDEESRYGVDQDARDEDPGGFSFYPSWGWGGGWGLPSAARKEGTVRSNEGAGDDDDGSLVDEGLISLLIVVGAVLFLIPEPATSAIGALLLFVGAVGWLVDWLL, from the coding sequence GTGAGTTCCCCACGTGATCGGTACGACGACGAGGAGAGTCGCTACGGAGTCGATCAGGACGCGAGAGACGAGGACCCCGGAGGGTTCTCCTTCTACCCGTCGTGGGGGTGGGGTGGCGGGTGGGGCTTGCCCTCTGCGGCCCGCAAAGAGGGGACCGTGCGCAGTAACGAGGGCGCCGGCGACGACGACGACGGGAGCCTCGTGGACGAGGGTCTGATTTCGTTGCTGATCGTCGTCGGCGCCGTCCTGTTTTTGATTCCCGAACCGGCCACCTCGGCGATCGGAGCCCTACTCCTGTTCGTCGGTGCGGTCGGATGGCTCGTCGATTGGCTACTGTAG
- a CDS encoding halocyanin domain-containing protein, producing MTMSDSNASTLARRTVLRGVAGSAVAGAALGSAGPVSAQSSGLDEWFSNTDNFDGVVDETGASEVTVSVGSEANGGGFGFGPAAINVDPGTTVVWEWTGNGGSHNVVAEDGSFESEMTGESGHTFSHTFESEGVVTYACVPHKAMGMKGAVVVGDAAGGASGGSSTTESAEAGASEELDGWFDGVSNYDGVVDRTGQPEVTVTVGASGNNGNFAFAPPAVRVSPGATVVWEWSGEGGSHNVAADDGSFESEMVGESGHTFSQTFEEAGTYKYVCTPHEAMGMKGAVVVDGSAAAVSGTGGDGGGITEEDFWPLSVAGSAVLAIVSPILFGVTAWIAGTGDEPAVEHRVGAERDTDGRVRT from the coding sequence CTGACAATGTCCGACAGCAACGCATCCACCCTGGCGCGTCGCACCGTCCTCCGAGGTGTCGCGGGTAGCGCCGTCGCCGGCGCGGCACTCGGCTCTGCGGGGCCCGTCTCCGCGCAGTCGTCGGGCCTCGACGAGTGGTTCTCGAACACGGACAACTTCGATGGCGTCGTCGACGAGACGGGTGCCTCGGAGGTGACCGTCAGCGTCGGGTCCGAGGCCAACGGCGGCGGGTTCGGCTTCGGTCCGGCCGCTATCAACGTCGACCCCGGAACCACCGTCGTCTGGGAGTGGACCGGCAACGGCGGCAGCCACAACGTCGTCGCCGAAGACGGCTCGTTCGAGAGCGAGATGACGGGCGAGTCGGGCCACACGTTCTCCCACACCTTCGAGAGCGAAGGCGTCGTCACGTACGCCTGCGTGCCCCACAAGGCGATGGGGATGAAAGGGGCCGTCGTCGTCGGCGACGCCGCGGGCGGTGCCTCCGGGGGGTCCTCGACCACCGAGTCCGCGGAGGCGGGGGCGTCCGAGGAACTCGACGGCTGGTTCGACGGCGTGAGCAACTACGACGGCGTCGTAGACCGGACCGGTCAGCCCGAGGTGACGGTCACCGTCGGCGCGAGCGGAAACAACGGCAACTTCGCGTTCGCCCCGCCCGCCGTCCGCGTTTCGCCCGGCGCGACGGTGGTCTGGGAGTGGTCCGGCGAGGGCGGCAGTCACAACGTGGCCGCCGACGACGGGTCGTTCGAGAGCGAGATGGTCGGCGAGTCGGGACACACGTTCTCCCAGACGTTCGAGGAGGCGGGAACGTACAAGTACGTCTGCACGCCGCACGAAGCGATGGGGATGAAGGGCGCAGTCGTCGTGGACGGGTCCGCGGCGGCGGTGTCGGGAACGGGCGGTGACGGCGGCGGCATCACGGAGGAGGACTTCTGGCCCCTCTCGGTCGCCGGTAGCGCCGTCCTCGCTATCGTCTCGCCGATACTGTTCGGTGTCACCGCGTGGATAGCGGGGACCGGCGACGAACCCGCGGTCGAACACCGAGTCGGCGCGGAGAGAGACACCGACGGGCGCGTTCGGACCTGA
- a CDS encoding multicopper oxidase domain-containing protein: MTDHIGAPGNGLSRREFLAATGATGAVGVAGCAAPTNGGADATTQSSVTAQQSDLPTTSPPQVVNVDEQGGSVSLKTAPAYHEVHPLETMGGPVDLPQVWAFQADDREPSVPGPILRTTEGNDMEVTLDNTDGQHPHTVHFHGVTKDWKDDGVPTTTGITVNPGEKHTYSIPANVPGTHLYHCHFQTQRHIDMGMYGIFRVDPEGYEEADKEYFMTVKEWDSSLNRMMAGEDASYSPRDRHPDVFTVNGKSAPRTLHPEDGSPIIVSQGDTVRVHLVNGGYMSHPMHIHNHRFQRVEKDGGVVPEVARHDMDVTNIAPAERHTIEFTADSQPGIYLMHCHKVNHVMNGTAYPGGMLTGVVYESVMDTDIFAQLMEYAGYEGA; the protein is encoded by the coding sequence GCCGACGAACGGCGGCGCGGATGCGACGACGCAGTCGTCCGTGACGGCACAGCAGAGCGACCTTCCGACTACGTCACCCCCGCAGGTGGTGAACGTCGACGAACAGGGCGGGTCGGTGTCGCTCAAGACCGCACCCGCCTACCACGAGGTCCATCCGCTGGAGACGATGGGCGGTCCGGTCGACCTCCCGCAGGTGTGGGCGTTCCAAGCGGACGACCGAGAACCGTCCGTACCCGGCCCCATCCTCCGCACCACCGAAGGCAACGACATGGAGGTGACCTTAGACAACACGGACGGGCAACACCCCCACACCGTTCACTTCCACGGCGTCACGAAAGACTGGAAGGACGACGGCGTCCCGACGACGACGGGCATCACGGTGAACCCCGGCGAGAAACACACCTACTCCATCCCGGCGAACGTCCCCGGGACGCACTTGTATCACTGCCACTTCCAGACCCAACGCCACATCGACATGGGGATGTACGGCATCTTCCGGGTCGACCCCGAGGGGTACGAGGAGGCCGACAAGGAGTACTTCATGACGGTAAAGGAGTGGGACTCCTCGCTCAACCGGATGATGGCGGGCGAAGACGCGTCGTACAGTCCGCGCGACCGACATCCCGACGTGTTCACGGTGAACGGAAAGAGCGCGCCGCGGACGCTCCACCCCGAGGACGGGTCGCCCATCATCGTCTCGCAGGGCGATACGGTCCGCGTCCACCTCGTCAACGGCGGGTACATGAGCCACCCGATGCACATCCACAACCACCGGTTCCAGCGCGTCGAGAAAGACGGCGGCGTCGTCCCCGAGGTGGCGCGCCACGACATGGACGTGACGAACATCGCCCCCGCGGAGCGTCACACCATCGAGTTCACCGCCGACTCGCAACCGGGCATCTACCTGATGCACTGTCACAAAGTGAACCACGTGATGAACGGCACCGCCTACCCCGGCGGCATGCTCACGGGCGTGGTCTACGAGTCGGTGATGGACACCGACATCTTCGCTCAGTTGATGGAGTACGCGGGATACGAGGGAGCCTGA